Proteins from a single region of bacterium:
- a CDS encoding long-chain fatty acid--CoA ligase translates to MMDRPLLLSSFLERAALLFPRKEVITRTPSGLHRITYADVDRRTRRLARALGALGVRGGDRVGTFAWNSWRHLELYLGVPSSGAVLHTVNIRLFPEQIVYIVNHAEDRVLCVDDVLLPLLAPHAKELTTVEHLVVMGDGELPAGLFPNVHRYEDLLASAPDDFQWPSFDERTAAGMCYTSGTTGHPKGVVYSHRSMVLQSYAQAMVDAFAICERDRILSVVPMFHANAWGLPYTGTMVGADQIYPGPQPTPRDICRLVQELRVTVTAGVPTVLLGMLQVLEQEPFDLSSLRAVPCGGSAVPESLLARFDAIGIEVIQAWGMTETSPLATICRPRSTMDAYTPAQRRAVRAKQGMPVPGVDLRVVGEDGAVLPWDGRSVGELQVRGPWITSGYHADDRNDAAFDDGWFRTGDVSHIDADGYVTITDRAKDVIKSGGEWISSVELENAIMAHPDVLEAAVVGMPHARWQERPLACVVPKPGKTLARRDVLDFLDSRVAKWWLPEDVLFLEAIPKTSVGKFAKKQLREQLAGYRFPGD, encoded by the coding sequence ATGATGGACCGCCCGCTGCTCCTCTCGAGCTTCCTCGAGCGGGCCGCCCTGCTCTTCCCGCGCAAGGAGGTGATCACGCGCACGCCGTCCGGCCTGCACCGGATCACCTACGCCGACGTCGACCGCCGTACGCGCCGGCTGGCGCGGGCGCTCGGCGCCCTCGGCGTGCGCGGCGGCGACCGCGTCGGCACGTTCGCGTGGAACTCGTGGCGCCACCTCGAGCTCTACCTCGGCGTGCCGTCGAGCGGCGCGGTGCTGCACACCGTCAACATCCGGCTCTTCCCCGAGCAGATCGTCTACATCGTGAACCACGCGGAGGACCGCGTGCTGTGCGTCGACGACGTCCTGCTGCCGCTCCTCGCGCCCCACGCGAAGGAGCTGACGACGGTCGAGCACCTGGTCGTCATGGGCGACGGCGAGCTGCCGGCAGGGCTCTTCCCCAACGTCCACCGCTACGAGGACCTGCTCGCGTCGGCACCCGACGACTTCCAGTGGCCGTCGTTCGACGAGCGCACGGCGGCGGGCATGTGCTACACGTCCGGCACCACCGGGCACCCGAAGGGCGTCGTCTACTCGCACCGCTCGATGGTGCTCCAGTCGTACGCGCAGGCGATGGTCGACGCCTTCGCCATCTGCGAGCGCGACCGCATCCTGTCGGTGGTGCCGATGTTCCACGCCAATGCGTGGGGCCTGCCGTACACCGGCACCATGGTCGGCGCCGACCAGATCTACCCCGGCCCGCAGCCGACGCCGCGCGACATCTGCCGGCTCGTGCAGGAGCTGCGCGTGACCGTCACCGCGGGCGTGCCGACGGTGCTGCTCGGCATGCTCCAGGTGCTCGAGCAGGAGCCGTTCGACCTCTCCTCCCTGCGCGCGGTGCCATGCGGCGGCTCGGCGGTGCCCGAGAGCCTGCTCGCGCGCTTCGACGCCATCGGCATCGAGGTGATCCAGGCCTGGGGCATGACCGAGACGTCGCCGCTCGCGACCATCTGCCGGCCGCGCAGCACGATGGACGCGTACACGCCCGCGCAGCGCCGCGCCGTGCGGGCGAAGCAGGGCATGCCCGTGCCGGGCGTCGACCTCCGCGTCGTCGGCGAGGACGGCGCGGTGCTGCCCTGGGACGGCCGCAGCGTCGGTGAGCTGCAGGTGCGCGGCCCATGGATCACGTCGGGCTACCACGCCGACGACCGCAACGACGCCGCCTTCGACGACGGCTGGTTCCGCACCGGTGACGTCTCGCACATCGACGCCGACGGCTACGTCACGATCACCGACCGCGCCAAGGACGTCATCAAGAGCGGCGGCGAATGGATCTCGAGCGTCGAGCTCGAGAACGCGATCATGGCCCACCCCGACGTGCTCGAAGCGGCCGTCGTCGGGATGCCGCACGCCCGCTGGCAGGAGCGTCCGCTCGCGTGCGTCGTCCCGAAGCCCGGGAAGACGCTGGCGCGCCGCGACGTGCTCGACTTCCTCGACTCGCGGGTCGCGAAGTGGTGGCTGCCCGAGGACGTGCTCTTCCTCGAGGCGATCCCGAAGACCAGCGTCGGGAAGTTCGCGAAGAAGCAGCTGCGGGAGCAGCTCGCGGGCTACCGGTTCCCGGGGGACTGA
- a CDS encoding RNA-binding protein, whose protein sequence is MGKKLFVGNLSFNTSNEDLESLFSQAGTCESVAVITDRETGQSRGFAFVEMGNATEASKAIAQFNGAELQGRALNVSEARERSAGGGGGFGGRGGGGGGGRGRRY, encoded by the coding sequence GTGGGTAAGAAGCTGTTCGTAGGCAATTTGTCGTTCAACACCAGCAACGAGGATCTGGAGAGCCTGTTCTCGCAGGCGGGAACGTGCGAGTCGGTCGCCGTCATCACGGACCGCGAGACCGGCCAGTCGCGCGGCTTCGCGTTCGTCGAGATGGGCAACGCCACCGAGGCGAGCAAGGCGATTGCGCAGTTCAACGGCGCCGAGCTCCAGGGGCGGGCGCTGAACGTCAGCGAAGCGCGCGAGCGCTCGGCGGGCGGCGGCGGCGGCTTTGGCGGTCGCGGCGGTGGTGGCGGCGGCGGTCGCGGCCGCCGGTACTGA
- a CDS encoding Csp1 family four helix bundle copper storage protein, which produces MERSLNRREVLAGAGALMVAGAPEIVLAKDEAPATPPAKANAALIAASLACVEAGDACVAHCLMEFKRGDTMLADCAASVERMLAVCNATARLAALGSTHLAAFVAVCADVCRDCEAECRKHASHHAVCKTCADACAGFIAAAKPTPA; this is translated from the coding sequence ATGGAGCGAAGCCTGAACCGACGCGAGGTGCTGGCCGGGGCGGGAGCCCTGATGGTCGCGGGAGCCCCGGAGATCGTGCTGGCCAAGGACGAGGCGCCGGCGACGCCGCCCGCGAAGGCCAACGCCGCGCTGATCGCGGCCTCGCTCGCCTGCGTCGAGGCCGGCGACGCCTGCGTCGCCCACTGCCTCATGGAGTTCAAGCGGGGCGACACCATGCTCGCCGACTGCGCCGCCAGCGTCGAGCGCATGCTCGCCGTCTGCAACGCGACGGCGCGCCTCGCCGCCCTGGGCTCGACGCATCTCGCGGCCTTCGTCGCGGTGTGCGCCGACGTCTGCCGCGATTGCGAGGCCGAGTGCCGCAAGCACGCCTCGCATCACGCCGTGTGCAAGACGTGCGCGGACGCCTGCGCCGGCTTCATCGCCGCCGCCAAGCCGACGCCGGCCTGA
- a CDS encoding putative zinc-binding metallopeptidase: MRDFACPNCGQRLAFENSVCLGCESPIGFDPATRGFVVVDAAGATRDDPPRRMCANLGVAGCNWIAPAEAAGGLCRSCSLTRTRPAAGDAAMPAFAEAETAKRRLVVELVDLGLPIDDRTVDPERGLAFDLLSSTEGTVTTGHADGVITLDLAEGDDVHRERLRVAMAEPYRTLLGHFRHEIGHYYWFVLVDRGGARADFEALFGDADADYQAALDRHYAEGAPAGWEERFVSAYATMHPAEDWAETFAHYLHIRDTLDTAAAFGFAPAGATATQPLAGDPGFDRMIALWLPLAWALNMLNRSMGHADLYPFVLPPAVLDKMRLVHRLVATREAPAAANASPPAA, encoded by the coding sequence ATGCGCGACTTCGCCTGTCCCAACTGCGGCCAGCGCCTGGCCTTCGAGAACTCGGTGTGCCTCGGCTGCGAGAGCCCGATCGGCTTCGACCCCGCCACCCGCGGGTTCGTCGTCGTCGACGCGGCCGGCGCCACGCGGGACGACCCGCCGCGACGGATGTGCGCCAACCTCGGCGTCGCCGGCTGCAACTGGATCGCGCCCGCCGAGGCCGCCGGCGGCCTGTGCCGCTCGTGCTCGCTGACGCGCACGCGGCCCGCCGCCGGCGACGCCGCCATGCCGGCCTTCGCCGAGGCCGAGACCGCCAAGCGCCGCCTGGTCGTCGAGCTCGTCGATCTGGGCCTGCCGATCGACGATCGCACGGTCGATCCCGAGCGCGGCCTCGCGTTCGATCTCCTCTCGAGCACGGAGGGCACGGTGACGACGGGCCACGCGGACGGCGTCATCACGCTCGACCTCGCCGAGGGCGACGACGTCCACCGCGAGCGGCTGCGCGTCGCGATGGCCGAGCCGTACCGCACGCTGCTCGGCCACTTCCGCCACGAGATCGGGCACTACTACTGGTTCGTGCTCGTCGACCGGGGCGGCGCGCGGGCCGACTTCGAGGCCCTCTTCGGGGATGCCGACGCCGACTACCAGGCGGCGCTCGACCGTCACTACGCGGAGGGCGCGCCGGCAGGCTGGGAGGAGCGCTTCGTGTCGGCCTACGCCACCATGCATCCGGCCGAGGACTGGGCCGAGACCTTCGCGCACTATCTCCACATCCGCGACACGCTCGACACCGCCGCCGCCTTCGGCTTCGCGCCGGCGGGCGCGACCGCGACCCAGCCGCTCGCGGGCGATCCCGGCTTCGACCGCATGATCGCCCTGTGGCTGCCGCTGGCGTGGGCGCTCAACATGCTGAACCGCTCCATGGGGCACGCGGACCTCTACCCCTTCGTCCTGCCGCCCGCCGTGCTTGACAAGATGCGGCTCGTCCACCGCCTGGTCGCGACCCGCGAGGCGCCGGCGGCGGCGAACGCGAGCCCGCCCGCGGCCTGA
- a CDS encoding SDR family NAD(P)-dependent oxidoreductase gives MPPSSPAVLVTGASSGIGAATAALLAARGFRVWGTSRRPPADAGPIRWVAMDVCDEAAARAGVARVADEAGGTLDGLVCNAGMGIFGSVEEVSLVRAHAQFETNVFGTLAPLRAALPGMRRRGAGRIVVVGSLAGRAPIPFQAHYSATKAALDAFVLALRVELAPTGVSVSLVEPGDIRTAFNDATDWGEPSVAYAERQRACEAVIRASLEAAPGPEVVAAAVLRALTARRPRVRYPVGPASRLVPLVRRLLPDALALRILRAHFRV, from the coding sequence GTGCCGCCGTCGTCGCCCGCCGTGCTCGTCACCGGCGCCTCCTCTGGGATCGGCGCCGCCACGGCGGCGCTGCTCGCGGCCCGCGGCTTCCGCGTCTGGGGCACGAGCCGGCGGCCGCCCGCCGACGCGGGGCCGATCCGCTGGGTGGCGATGGACGTGTGCGACGAGGCCGCGGCCCGGGCCGGCGTCGCGCGCGTCGCCGACGAGGCGGGCGGCACGCTCGACGGGCTCGTCTGCAACGCGGGGATGGGCATCTTCGGCAGCGTCGAGGAGGTCTCGCTCGTGCGGGCCCACGCGCAGTTCGAGACCAACGTCTTCGGCACGCTCGCGCCGCTGCGCGCCGCCCTGCCGGGCATGCGGCGCCGTGGGGCCGGGCGGATCGTCGTCGTGGGCTCGCTCGCGGGCCGCGCGCCGATCCCGTTCCAGGCCCACTACTCGGCGACCAAGGCGGCGCTCGACGCATTCGTCCTGGCGCTGCGGGTCGAGCTGGCGCCGACCGGTGTCTCGGTGTCGCTCGTCGAGCCGGGCGACATCCGCACGGCGTTCAACGACGCGACCGACTGGGGCGAGCCGTCCGTCGCCTACGCCGAGCGGCAGCGGGCCTGCGAGGCGGTGATCCGGGCGTCGCTCGAGGCCGCGCCGGGTCCCGAGGTCGTGGCGGCGGCCGTGCTGCGCGCGCTCACCGCACGCCGGCCGCGCGTGCGCTATCCGGTCGGGCCGGCGTCGCGTCTCGTGCCGCTCGTGCGCCGGCTGCTGCCCGACGCGCTCGCGCTACGCATCCTGCGGGCGCACTTCCGGGTCTGA
- a CDS encoding phosphoribosyl-AMP cyclohydrolase has protein sequence MNALEEGTTLRLDWEKLRKIADRDLHVVPVVLQDADRGDVLFIGYANELALRETFETRRAVLWSTSRNELWRKGETSGDVLELVEVRVNCEQNSLLYRVRPVRGGVCHTNDPETGAARGGCYYRRVLSDADLEFV, from the coding sequence ATGAACGCCCTCGAAGAAGGCACCACGCTGAGGCTCGACTGGGAGAAGCTCCGCAAGATCGCCGACCGCGACCTCCACGTGGTGCCCGTCGTCCTGCAGGACGCCGATCGGGGCGATGTCCTCTTCATCGGCTACGCCAACGAGCTGGCGCTGCGCGAGACGTTCGAGACCAGGCGCGCCGTCCTGTGGTCCACCTCGCGCAACGAGCTCTGGCGCAAGGGCGAGACCTCGGGCGACGTGCTCGAGCTGGTCGAGGTGCGGGTGAACTGCGAGCAGAACTCGCTACTCTATCGCGTGCGCCCGGTGCGGGGCGGCGTCTGCCACACCAACGATCCCGAGACCGGCGCGGCGCGCGGCGGATGCTACTACCGTCGCGTGCTGTCCGACGCCGATCTGGAATTCGTCTGA
- a CDS encoding alpha/beta hydrolase, which yields MTAKSRFITANRLRQHLLEWGEGQRVVLLLHGYLEHAHTWDLVAPRLVQAGYRAFALDWRGHGDSEWIGAGGYYHFADYAADLGFLIRQLGGRAAVVAHSMGATAAMLYAGTEPERVTALALIDGVGPPDLADPDAQPSRWAAWIADLERATERDPRTMTLDEAKSRLRERFPRFSPNVTRLMAEHGTRARSGQRTWKFDPMHQTRSPVGYSRAAGLAFAARVTAPVLFVEGSESPVRLDADDLEARLVALRATRAVIADSGHHPHLEQPDALADTLIAFLDEHDA from the coding sequence GTGACCGCGAAGTCGCGCTTCATCACCGCCAACCGTCTCCGCCAGCATCTGCTCGAGTGGGGCGAGGGACAGCGCGTGGTGCTCCTCCTGCACGGCTATCTCGAGCATGCGCATACGTGGGACCTCGTCGCGCCGCGCCTCGTGCAGGCCGGCTACCGCGCCTTCGCGCTCGACTGGCGCGGCCACGGCGACTCGGAATGGATCGGCGCCGGCGGCTACTACCACTTCGCCGACTATGCGGCCGACCTCGGCTTCCTGATCCGCCAGCTCGGCGGCCGCGCCGCGGTCGTCGCGCACTCGATGGGCGCCACGGCGGCCATGCTGTACGCCGGGACGGAGCCCGAGCGCGTGACGGCGCTCGCGCTGATCGACGGCGTCGGCCCGCCCGACCTCGCCGACCCCGACGCCCAGCCGTCGCGCTGGGCCGCCTGGATCGCCGACCTCGAGCGCGCCACCGAGCGCGACCCGCGCACGATGACGCTCGACGAGGCGAAGTCGCGGCTGCGCGAGCGCTTCCCGCGCTTCTCCCCCAACGTCACGCGGCTCATGGCCGAGCACGGCACGCGCGCCCGCAGCGGGCAGCGCACCTGGAAGTTCGACCCGATGCACCAGACGCGCTCGCCGGTCGGCTACTCGCGCGCGGCGGGCCTGGCCTTCGCGGCCCGCGTGACGGCGCCCGTCCTCTTCGTCGAGGGCAGCGAGAGCCCCGTACGCCTCGACGCCGACGACCTCGAGGCGCGGCTCGTCGCGTTGCGTGCCACGCGCGCCGTCATCGCCGACTCCGGCCACCACCCGCATCTCGAGCAGCCCGACGCGCTGGCCGACACCCTGATCGCCTTCCTCGACGAGCACGATGCCTGA
- a CDS encoding OmpA family protein, with protein sequence MNAGEAPPPAGAAAASSRRSRRVAVAVPAAAAPAADAPAPDVTIAAAADALTALAGGSEAMAVTRGDADVVLTLGEAVSFAPGGTDLAPGAEPILAGLRRIAEAMGDLRIEVVGHTDDRPIRSPRYPSNLELSLARAARVAHELAAGDAALGARIVASGRGPYWPVASNDDASGRARNRRVEIRLRPAS encoded by the coding sequence GTGAACGCGGGCGAGGCGCCGCCGCCGGCAGGCGCGGCGGCGGCCTCGTCGCGACGGAGCCGCAGGGTCGCCGTCGCCGTGCCGGCGGCGGCCGCGCCGGCGGCGGACGCACCGGCGCCGGATGTGACGATCGCCGCGGCGGCCGATGCGCTCACTGCGCTCGCGGGCGGCTCCGAGGCGATGGCCGTCACGCGCGGCGATGCCGACGTCGTCCTCACGCTCGGCGAGGCCGTGAGCTTCGCGCCCGGCGGCACCGACCTGGCGCCCGGAGCCGAGCCGATCCTGGCCGGCCTGCGGCGGATCGCGGAGGCGATGGGCGACCTCCGCATCGAGGTCGTCGGCCACACCGACGACCGTCCCATCCGCTCGCCACGCTATCCGTCGAACCTCGAGCTGTCGCTCGCGCGCGCCGCGCGCGTGGCGCACGAGCTGGCGGCCGGCGACGCCGCGCTCGGCGCGCGCATCGTCGCGAGCGGGCGGGGACCGTACTGGCCCGTCGCCTCGAACGACGACGCGAGCGGACGGGCCCGCAACCGCCGCGTCGAGATCCGCCTGCGCCCGGCGTCCTGA
- a CDS encoding carboxymuconolactone decarboxylase family protein: MARLPYVDPETAPPAVREVFDRLPIHLNVFRMMAHAETSFRPMLQLGTSILGKQQLSPILRELVILRVGRLSGAEYEWTQHVPIAKAVGANDAQVAALERDDLADPAFDAVERAVLAFTTEVVRDVRASDATLAAVRAHFSDREVVELLLTIGYYMMIARLLESTGVDLDAPAGARLVSSSR, from the coding sequence ATGGCCCGCCTCCCCTATGTCGATCCCGAGACGGCGCCGCCTGCGGTGCGCGAGGTGTTCGATCGGCTGCCGATCCACCTGAACGTCTTCCGCATGATGGCCCACGCCGAAACCAGCTTCCGGCCGATGCTCCAGCTCGGCACGAGCATCCTCGGCAAGCAGCAGCTGTCGCCCATCCTGCGCGAGCTGGTGATCCTGCGCGTCGGCCGGCTCTCCGGCGCCGAGTACGAGTGGACCCAGCACGTGCCGATCGCGAAGGCCGTGGGCGCGAACGACGCACAGGTCGCCGCGCTGGAGCGCGACGACCTCGCCGATCCCGCGTTCGACGCCGTCGAGCGTGCCGTGCTCGCGTTCACCACCGAGGTCGTGCGCGACGTGCGCGCGTCGGACGCGACGCTGGCCGCGGTGCGCGCCCACTTCTCGGACCGCGAGGTCGTCGAGCTGCTGCTGACGATCGGCTACTACATGATGATCGCGCGCCTGCTCGAGAGCACCGGGGTCGACCTCGACGCGCCCGCGGGCGCCCGCCTGGTGTCGTCGTCCCGGTGA
- a CDS encoding FAD-dependent oxidoreductase: MPASPWLQTLPPPAPPLVGDGDADVVVVGAGFTGLSTALALRAAGRGVTVLESTHAGFGASGRNAGHLTPVIGKDLPTLATLFGRTRGRALVGLVETAIAHVEGLIATHAIACDYEPVGNVMAAVDPAQHGVLDKAARAAATLGLDAELLELAAMRARDLPPAFTRGLLWKRGGILDPGRYVLGLRQAALDAGVVLHEGSPVTAIGDDRPAVVTTPGGRLRARDVVLATNAWTPTLGRLHHLVMPIHVRLFRTAPLGPAQRASIGWSGREGIYTAHEMLESYRLTADGAIVGGSKTVRAAAAGHDPADAAAIDAEIERAFRERFPTLSEVPVVARWGGPLGFALDFLPAIGRTGRAGNLWYSAAYAGHGIALASYAGTMLADLMAGRPGPGAALWAHRKVPLPPSGLLRRLVVRTLVGVFGMLDERVDRVVRQRARAPQRPGA, encoded by the coding sequence GTGCCCGCGAGCCCCTGGCTGCAGACGCTCCCGCCGCCGGCGCCGCCGCTCGTCGGCGACGGCGACGCCGACGTGGTCGTCGTCGGCGCCGGCTTCACGGGCCTCTCCACCGCCCTCGCGCTGCGCGCCGCGGGCCGCGGCGTGACGGTGCTCGAGTCGACGCACGCGGGCTTCGGCGCCAGCGGTCGCAACGCCGGCCACCTGACGCCGGTCATCGGCAAGGACCTGCCGACGCTCGCCACGCTGTTCGGCCGCACCCGCGGCCGAGCGCTGGTCGGCCTCGTCGAGACGGCCATCGCCCACGTCGAGGGGCTCATCGCGACCCACGCCATCGCCTGCGACTACGAGCCCGTCGGCAACGTCATGGCCGCCGTCGACCCGGCCCAGCACGGCGTCCTCGACAAGGCCGCACGCGCCGCTGCCACCCTCGGGCTCGACGCCGAGCTGCTCGAGCTAGCGGCGATGCGGGCACGCGACCTGCCCCCCGCCTTCACGCGCGGCCTGCTCTGGAAGCGCGGCGGCATCCTCGACCCGGGCCGCTACGTGCTCGGGCTGCGGCAGGCGGCGCTCGACGCCGGCGTCGTCCTGCACGAGGGCTCACCCGTCACCGCCATCGGCGACGACCGTCCGGCGGTGGTGACGACGCCCGGCGGCCGCCTGCGCGCGCGCGACGTCGTACTGGCGACGAACGCCTGGACGCCGACGCTCGGCCGCCTGCATCACCTCGTGATGCCGATCCACGTGCGTCTCTTCCGCACCGCGCCGCTCGGGCCGGCGCAGCGGGCGAGCATCGGCTGGTCGGGCCGCGAGGGCATCTACACGGCGCACGAGATGCTGGAGAGCTATCGGCTCACCGCCGACGGCGCCATCGTCGGCGGCTCGAAGACCGTGCGTGCGGCCGCCGCCGGCCACGACCCCGCCGACGCTGCGGCCATCGACGCCGAGATCGAGCGCGCCTTCCGCGAGCGCTTCCCGACGCTCTCCGAGGTGCCCGTCGTCGCGCGCTGGGGCGGGCCGCTCGGCTTCGCGCTCGACTTCCTGCCGGCGATCGGGCGCACGGGCCGCGCCGGCAACCTGTGGTACTCGGCGGCCTACGCCGGCCACGGCATCGCGCTCGCGAGCTACGCGGGCACGATGCTCGCGGACCTCATGGCCGGGCGCCCGGGACCGGGTGCGGCGCTGTGGGCGCACCGCAAGGTGCCGTTGCCGCCGAGCGGGCTGCTGCGACGGCTCGTCGTGCGGACGCTCGTCGGCGTCTTCGGGATGCTCGACGAGCGCGTCGACCGGGTGGTACGGCAGCGCGCGCGGGCGCCGCAACGTCCCGGCGCCTGA
- a CDS encoding helix-turn-helix domain-containing protein — protein sequence MRMLATIEGTDEMRRRSDHAEPGESLPRPTRPYAARCKPVPLSPTLLLLLQKVSRTREQQVRKIVARCRRLYPHYRALSGAALEGLRENVRYAVAGFYGRVFVDGRPATAAELEPTLRMARLRVAQGVPLDAMIGCYQVGLTALWDDLIESARSEPTVWLDLLRRVSISLASQTRLITAVTEAYVAERERLLHSRGQALDEFMRLLPAEDAPLGVVEARARLLELRLESPRVAAFFAPARSAAVDGVGITTETLRSLLARDRSADDLVVGRIQEGILALLPLRADHTPPLDDVAGFLRKHGWRAGIGGPATGAEGLRRSAREAQRALELGSLLGTENPVCRYADLLLLDLVDIGSPRATAFMQRVLGRLATAEAGDTHRTTLRAVCRHGFHLKLAAAALGIHPNTMSYRLGQIRQRFGLDLEDPETRVRLHVALQILEATPAHDDARARTRRRRIRPRSVVSRPQIRRRALPRESH from the coding sequence ATGCGGATGCTCGCGACGATCGAGGGTACCGACGAGATGCGGCGGCGAAGCGACCATGCGGAACCGGGCGAGAGCCTTCCGCGTCCGACGCGGCCGTACGCTGCCCGCTGCAAGCCCGTACCGCTCTCCCCGACGCTCCTCCTCCTGCTCCAGAAGGTCTCCCGGACGCGGGAGCAGCAGGTACGCAAGATCGTCGCGCGTTGTCGCCGTCTCTACCCGCACTACCGGGCGCTCTCGGGCGCCGCGCTCGAGGGCCTGCGGGAGAACGTTCGCTACGCCGTCGCCGGCTTCTACGGCCGCGTGTTCGTCGACGGCCGGCCCGCGACGGCGGCGGAGCTGGAGCCGACGCTCCGCATGGCGCGGCTGCGGGTGGCGCAGGGCGTCCCGCTCGACGCCATGATCGGATGCTACCAGGTAGGCTTGACCGCGCTCTGGGACGACCTCATCGAAAGCGCCCGGTCGGAGCCGACCGTGTGGCTCGATCTCCTGCGGCGGGTCTCGATCAGCCTCGCGAGCCAGACGCGTCTCATCACGGCGGTGACGGAGGCGTACGTCGCCGAGCGCGAGCGCCTGCTGCACTCGCGCGGGCAGGCGCTCGACGAGTTCATGCGGCTCCTCCCGGCGGAGGACGCGCCGCTGGGGGTGGTAGAGGCACGGGCACGTCTCCTCGAGCTGCGGCTCGAGTCGCCCCGGGTGGCGGCGTTCTTTGCGCCCGCCCGATCGGCCGCGGTCGACGGAGTCGGCATCACGACCGAGACGCTGCGGAGCCTGCTCGCCCGCGATCGGTCGGCCGACGATCTCGTCGTGGGACGGATCCAGGAGGGCATCCTGGCGCTCCTCCCGCTGCGAGCGGACCATACGCCGCCGCTCGACGACGTCGCCGGATTCCTGCGCAAGCACGGATGGCGCGCGGGGATCGGCGGCCCGGCGACCGGCGCCGAAGGTCTGCGCCGATCGGCGCGCGAGGCGCAGCGCGCGCTCGAGCTGGGCTCCCTCCTGGGAACGGAGAACCCGGTCTGCCGCTACGCCGACCTCCTGCTCCTCGACCTCGTCGACATCGGCTCCCCGCGTGCGACGGCGTTCATGCAGCGCGTGCTCGGCCGGCTCGCCACCGCGGAAGCGGGCGACACGCATCGCACGACGCTGCGCGCCGTATGCCGGCACGGCTTCCACTTGAAGCTGGCGGCGGCCGCGCTGGGGATCCATCCCAACACCATGTCGTATCGCCTGGGGCAGATACGCCAGCGCTTCGGGCTCGATCTCGAAGACCCGGAGACGCGCGTGCGGCTCCACGTGGCCCTGCAGATCCTCGAGGCCACGCCTGCGCACGACGACGCGCGCGCCCGCACGCGCCGGCGGCGGATACGTCCACGGAGCGTTGTGAGCCGCCCACAGATCCGGCGCCGCGCTTTGCCCAGAGAATCGCATTGA
- a CDS encoding flagellar motor protein MotB, which produces MRPDLAEPLIAPPAVEADDTAWLITFSDLVLQLFGFVLLWAVLSVGAKASAPAPPAVVAAASAPRPAPLPEARRTWVAGAAPYAPAEARRRRRR; this is translated from the coding sequence GTGCGGCCTGACCTCGCGGAGCCGCTGATCGCGCCGCCGGCCGTCGAGGCCGACGACACCGCGTGGCTGATCACGTTCAGCGACCTCGTGCTCCAGCTCTTCGGCTTCGTGCTCCTGTGGGCGGTGCTGAGCGTGGGGGCGAAGGCGAGCGCGCCGGCGCCGCCGGCGGTCGTCGCCGCGGCGTCGGCGCCGCGTCCCGCGCCGCTGCCGGAGGCGCGGCGCACGTGGGTAGCCGGCGCGGCGCCGTACGCACCGGCCGAGGCCCGGAGGCGCCGCCGCCGGTGA